Proteins from one Bufo gargarizans isolate SCDJY-AF-19 chromosome 8, ASM1485885v1, whole genome shotgun sequence genomic window:
- the C8H2orf69 gene encoding UPF0565 protein C2orf69 homolog isoform X1 translates to MRTLRRAVRSARRLLLHAVAGVISMCAGVSAVHGAPSMFRLLNVPGTEPAKCNDVLVSLPRSRAQRPHHVVYFPGDVQNYRDIMANHAENFRWMRWSLEDISAILSERFPASYIWVVKPSRMHLHKFSCYDHFVSSNMFGAPKHSAELGAFKHLHSLLVNAFTMAHNVLLSDSNKYISNRDYSRSTYSTNGCHSEEGEDSCFSKDPAIYLGLPSMKGSLSFTVIGFSKGCVVLNQLLHELQEAKKDKEISSFLANIEAMYWLDGGHSGGSNTWVTCPNILKVFAHTGIAVHTHVTPYQVSDSMRSWIGEEHGKFTELLKGYDVKVGNQFHFAYETPSLDNHFRVHEVF, encoded by the exons ATGCGCACTTTACGTAGAGCCGTGCGCTCTGCTCGCCGTCTGCTGCTGCACGCTGTGGCCGGAGTGATCAGCATGTGTGCAGGGGTGAGCGCCGTGCATGGTGCCCCCTCCATGTTTAGGCTCCTGAACGTGCCAGGGACCGAGCCGGCCAAGTGTAACGACGTGCTGGTGAGTCTGCCCCGGAGCAGGGCTCAGAGGCCGCATCATGTGGTCTACTTCCCGGGAGACGTGCAG AATTACCGGGATATTATGGCGAATCATGCAGAGAATTTTCGCTGGATGCGCTGGAGCCTGGAAGATATTTCTGCCATTCTTTCTGAACGATTTCCCGCCAGCTACATCTGGGTAGTAAAGCCGTCGCGCATGCACCTGCACAAATTCAGCTGCTACGACCACTTTGTGTCCAGTAATATGTTTGGCGCTCCGAAGCACAGCGCAGAACTGGGAGCTTTCAAGCATCTGCACTCGTTGCTTGTGAACGCCTTCACCATGGCTCATAACGTACTTCTCTCTGACAGCAATAAGTACATCAGTAACCGAGACTACAGTCGTTCCACGTATTCTACCAACGGTTGCCATTCTGAAGAAGGGGAGGACTCTTGCTTCTCCAAAGACCCTGCCATTTACCTCGGTCTACCGTCCATGAAGGGTTCGCTGTCGTTCACTGTGATTGGGTTCAGCAAAGGCTGCGTCGTGTTAAATCAACTGCTCCATGAATTGCAGGAAGCTAAAAAAGATAAAGAGATCAGTTCTTTTCTTGCCAACATAGAAGCCATGTATTGGCTGGACGGAGGCCATTCCGGCGGTAGCAACACGTGGGTAACGTGCCCGAACATTTTAAAGGTATTTGCCCATACAGGGATTGCGGTTCACACTCATGTCACTCCATATCAAGTAAGTGACTCTATGCGTTCTTGGATCGGGGAAGAACACGGAAAGTTTACAGAACTTCTTAAAGGTTATGATGTAAAGGTTGGTAATCAGTTCCATTTTGCCTATGAGACACCTTCATTGGATAACCACTTCCGAGTCCATGAAGTTTTCTGA
- the C8H2orf69 gene encoding UPF0565 protein C2orf69 homolog isoform X2: protein MMSFRPRHTKWRTGGLRSCTTLGPRENYRDIMANHAENFRWMRWSLEDISAILSERFPASYIWVVKPSRMHLHKFSCYDHFVSSNMFGAPKHSAELGAFKHLHSLLVNAFTMAHNVLLSDSNKYISNRDYSRSTYSTNGCHSEEGEDSCFSKDPAIYLGLPSMKGSLSFTVIGFSKGCVVLNQLLHELQEAKKDKEISSFLANIEAMYWLDGGHSGGSNTWVTCPNILKVFAHTGIAVHTHVTPYQVSDSMRSWIGEEHGKFTELLKGYDVKVGNQFHFAYETPSLDNHFRVHEVF from the exons ATGATgtcattccggccccggcatactaaatggcgcactggaggactgaggagctgcaccacactgggccccagggag AATTACCGGGATATTATGGCGAATCATGCAGAGAATTTTCGCTGGATGCGCTGGAGCCTGGAAGATATTTCTGCCATTCTTTCTGAACGATTTCCCGCCAGCTACATCTGGGTAGTAAAGCCGTCGCGCATGCACCTGCACAAATTCAGCTGCTACGACCACTTTGTGTCCAGTAATATGTTTGGCGCTCCGAAGCACAGCGCAGAACTGGGAGCTTTCAAGCATCTGCACTCGTTGCTTGTGAACGCCTTCACCATGGCTCATAACGTACTTCTCTCTGACAGCAATAAGTACATCAGTAACCGAGACTACAGTCGTTCCACGTATTCTACCAACGGTTGCCATTCTGAAGAAGGGGAGGACTCTTGCTTCTCCAAAGACCCTGCCATTTACCTCGGTCTACCGTCCATGAAGGGTTCGCTGTCGTTCACTGTGATTGGGTTCAGCAAAGGCTGCGTCGTGTTAAATCAACTGCTCCATGAATTGCAGGAAGCTAAAAAAGATAAAGAGATCAGTTCTTTTCTTGCCAACATAGAAGCCATGTATTGGCTGGACGGAGGCCATTCCGGCGGTAGCAACACGTGGGTAACGTGCCCGAACATTTTAAAGGTATTTGCCCATACAGGGATTGCGGTTCACACTCATGTCACTCCATATCAAGTAAGTGACTCTATGCGTTCTTGGATCGGGGAAGAACACGGAAAGTTTACAGAACTTCTTAAAGGTTATGATGTAAAGGTTGGTAATCAGTTCCATTTTGCCTATGAGACACCTTCATTGGATAACCACTTCCGAGTCCATGAAGTTTTCTGA
- the C8H2orf69 gene encoding UPF0565 protein C2orf69 homolog isoform X3, which translates to MLWQGLAVSLEQPVNTGHTQNYRDIMANHAENFRWMRWSLEDISAILSERFPASYIWVVKPSRMHLHKFSCYDHFVSSNMFGAPKHSAELGAFKHLHSLLVNAFTMAHNVLLSDSNKYISNRDYSRSTYSTNGCHSEEGEDSCFSKDPAIYLGLPSMKGSLSFTVIGFSKGCVVLNQLLHELQEAKKDKEISSFLANIEAMYWLDGGHSGGSNTWVTCPNILKVFAHTGIAVHTHVTPYQVSDSMRSWIGEEHGKFTELLKGYDVKVGNQFHFAYETPSLDNHFRVHEVF; encoded by the exons ATGTtgtggcagggacttgctgtcaGTCTGGAGCAACCAGTAAACACAGGACATACCCAG AATTACCGGGATATTATGGCGAATCATGCAGAGAATTTTCGCTGGATGCGCTGGAGCCTGGAAGATATTTCTGCCATTCTTTCTGAACGATTTCCCGCCAGCTACATCTGGGTAGTAAAGCCGTCGCGCATGCACCTGCACAAATTCAGCTGCTACGACCACTTTGTGTCCAGTAATATGTTTGGCGCTCCGAAGCACAGCGCAGAACTGGGAGCTTTCAAGCATCTGCACTCGTTGCTTGTGAACGCCTTCACCATGGCTCATAACGTACTTCTCTCTGACAGCAATAAGTACATCAGTAACCGAGACTACAGTCGTTCCACGTATTCTACCAACGGTTGCCATTCTGAAGAAGGGGAGGACTCTTGCTTCTCCAAAGACCCTGCCATTTACCTCGGTCTACCGTCCATGAAGGGTTCGCTGTCGTTCACTGTGATTGGGTTCAGCAAAGGCTGCGTCGTGTTAAATCAACTGCTCCATGAATTGCAGGAAGCTAAAAAAGATAAAGAGATCAGTTCTTTTCTTGCCAACATAGAAGCCATGTATTGGCTGGACGGAGGCCATTCCGGCGGTAGCAACACGTGGGTAACGTGCCCGAACATTTTAAAGGTATTTGCCCATACAGGGATTGCGGTTCACACTCATGTCACTCCATATCAAGTAAGTGACTCTATGCGTTCTTGGATCGGGGAAGAACACGGAAAGTTTACAGAACTTCTTAAAGGTTATGATGTAAAGGTTGGTAATCAGTTCCATTTTGCCTATGAGACACCTTCATTGGATAACCACTTCCGAGTCCATGAAGTTTTCTGA